From the Triticum urartu cultivar G1812 chromosome 4, Tu2.1, whole genome shotgun sequence genome, the window GGATGTATCGTATGTCGGATCATAATTCCTGCATCGTGGATACCACGGGCATCCCTTCGCCGTGAAAATGAACACCGATGTAGAATGGGCACCCAAGTTTGATATCtcaaaatttcagattttttttaaaaaatcgatatttaaaaaaatgttaTTTTCATATAGGGTGCGTGGCACCCGGGTGCTCCAATGCATTTCCCTTTCTTTTCCCTTCTTTGCTCTCCTTAGCAACTAGCGAGTAGCTGTAGCTGCTTTGATTTTTGTTCTTACAGCTAGTGTTACTCGAGTTGCCAACAAAGACGGCGACTACTTGGCAATGCAGTGAGAATAATCGAGGTACTGTGGTCGGGCGGTATTGTATAAGGGGTTTTCTGTGGGCCTGCAGGCTAAGATGGCCGGGCGGTATTGGATCATCTTAGCCTGCACAGAATACACGTTTATGTTAGCTGACCATTGCATTGGCTATTTTTACTCACCAGGTACTGTGGTATGTCTAAAAGTATACGTACAATGACATATTTCGTGCATGCAAGAAAAAAAGGTGGTGCTGCTAGCATTTTTGAATTTGTGTGGACAGTTCCTGTTTGCACGCAGAAGGGAGAAAACGACACTTCCTGAAGTCGCATTGGATCTATCACCAATAATAGTGTCAGGAACAGCACTGCTGCAGCAGCAACATCAAAAACGATACCATTGGACATTAAAAGCTTCAATGCAGGGCACACTCACTCATACCGATGATAATTAATCTGCCTTAGACCACTTACTTAAAAGAAGCGGCCTATGCGTCAGGCTGCCAGCAAATCTGCTGCATGGTTTGTAAACATTCCCTATTTTCTGGAAGCCATGTTTAATCGTACTTTCATCTACTGATGTAGCGTTAAATAATGTTTCATTTTCCTGAAGCTATTCCCCACCGTACAAGTTCTTCTCACTTTTATGGGACTGGCGTGCAGGCTAAGATGATCCAATACCGCCCAGTCAGCAAAACAGTACTTCGAACTAATTTGCACCTTGAGGTAAATACTCCACCCTAACTACTCTCCTGTGAAAGAAGAGGAACATCATATAATCTCTGTACAGCCGGCTAATGACCTTCTTTTCTCTCTCAAAAAAAGATAATGACCTTCTTTCAGTTTGGACAATCTCACAAGAGTAGCACCCACTGCCTAGTCTGATCAGTAGACATTTACATAAGATATGAGCCTGACATCTCAAATCTCATACCTTAATAAGGGCGAAACCCTAGGACAAGATCCATGTATCGTTGCTTTCGTATTGCTAGCAGTACTAACATCTTAGATGGGTGTTGGGAAATAATTATGGGTGGCTAGCTTTCTGACTCAGGGAATATACTCATCATTTTGAGCTGTGATTTCTCATGTGCCTGGTCTGTCTGAACTCTGAACTCCTTATCCTTCCTGCTCCCCCTTCTCATACCTGTACTTTCCCTCGCCTATCTTTCTCTTGCATATATCTCTGCATGCACTTTACTGGTCTTTTTTAAATATAATATAGTTCACTCAAAAGTAGGCACATATTAAAAGACCACACGAGACATCGACCCTTTTTCTTAGGAATAGAACATTGTTTAAACCTGTATATATAGCTTAGCTTTCTAGATAGAGAGATAGGGTCAGCACTGTAAATACCTAGTCAACTTTAAGAAGTCAACTGTAATGGAATCATATAATATATATATTTTTAGTACGTGCAAACTATCTTGAATCAACACCAGAAAGCTGAATCTACCGCTATAAAGCTACAGCCTTTATATTGGGCATCCAAGTTGCAGCGGCAGTTTCTCACATATATATGAACGTATGTACTGGTTAAACCCCTGGTGGGGCTCAAAATATTTTAACATTTGCATTTGTGTGTGTATTCTTTCAGAACTTTATATGCGTTCACATGTATATTTGCTTAATTAAGCTGCAGGTTCATACAGACCTGTGGCAGCTAATTGATGACTGGCCATTATCTCAATATATATTAAAAATGAAAAGGTAAACTCCCACCAAAATGAAGATAACCTTCCTATAAATGGATGCTAGACTACAATCTGTTTTATTCATCAGTCTCTTCAAATTTATATTGTTACTCAGAAACACAAAAAAGCTGTTCATCACTTCTTTATGCCTAATAATTTGTACTGTTTGTTATCTAAATTGCGAGAAATAAAAATGTGTATCTGAATCCTAAAATTAATCACATGTATATATCCTACAGTTTTAGTGTGTAACTCAGCTTAACTGAACTGAAAGTGTTTCATAGAATTTGCAATTGAGTATAAAGTTGTCTTGCTGCATGAAAGTTATAAATCAAAAAGGTAAACCCTAATCATACAACCCATAATGTTCTTTATGTGCATGCAAATAGCAGGATCAAAGCTTTCATGGATGGACATATTACTCACGTGTCACGAGCCGCGAGTGGAAAAAGGTAATATCAGCCAGGTACGATCCGAATGCAGTAAAAGGGTAGTTTCAACCAAAGGAAAAGATTGGGAAATCAGTTCTCGGAGTAATAATAATCTACTAAAAACAACGGAGAAGGCACTTATAGATGCAAATCTAAGCTCACACCCTCGGGTGCTGCGGTGGTGGCTGGCTGCTCGCAAGCAGACTGACCTTGCGGGGAGAGCAGTaaagaggaagaggagggggAGGCCGCCCCAAGAGAAGGGGAAGCTCTTTGCTCTTCTCCGAACATGTGCAGCGTGACCGGCCGCCGCTCTCCAGCCAACGGCATGCCCATGTTGCCATGCGCAGCCAGCGGCCTCCTCCACTGCGCCTCAGGCAGAGGGTTCCCGTTGATCGGCTGACCGACCGACCCGATCCCTCTGTAGAACTGCTGGCCATAGGAGATGCCGCCACTCACCGTGGTCCATGACGGGTAGAATGTCGCACCGAAGCGGTGCTGCGGGTAGccaaggaggtggtggtggtggtgcgcgCTGCCAGCAGCCGCTGCCGCTGCGGCCATCGCTGACTGCATCTGCACCCGCTTCGCGTGCTGCCGCTCGCGCTTGTGCGCGTTCTGGTGGCCGCCGAGCGCCTGTGACGTCGGGAAATGCCTGCAGCAGTAGTGGCACTCGAACTTGCGGTTGCTGTCCGGGGCGGCGCTTGCAGCGGTGATGGCAGCTCCACTGCTGCTCTGCGTGGTGGCAGAAGGGGTCGCGCTGCTGGCAGCGGTGGCTTCTTTAATTCTTCCCTCAGGCGATGCATGCGGGACGTCAATGCCGAAGAGACGAATGCCAGAGTTGGGGCTTTCTCGCGGAGGAGCGCCGGAGCGCAGGAATGGCAACTCGGAGAAGGACGCAACGTTGCCAAAGTCATGAGGCTCCCGCACGGTCGCAGCGCCACCACCGACACCACCTTcaccgcctccgcctccaccgccaccCATGCAACCAGAACCAGGTGGATTGAGAAAGGCACAGAATTTCCTAGGCTATCTAGCAGCTCTTTGTGAAGTACAGCACAATGTCTCAGGCTCAGCTGCTAGTCTAGCGGCAGCAACAGTGAGTAGCTGTTGGGAGGAAGAGGAACCCCGGCCCTGAATATCATGGAGTtaaggagggggccggccggggcaTGAGAAGAGAGCCAAGGAGAGAGAAGGTATTAGGAATAGAAAGGGCAAGAAGAAGGTCTGGTGTTCATGTCGCTCAAAGGAGGAGTGCCAAATGTATAGAAGCGATAGGTTTCGCATCGCATGCTTGCTGAGGCGAATGGGGTACCGACGGATGGGGCAGGGTAATTGTCACCTTACTATCGTGCGTGGTTAGTTAGGAGGAGGTGGGGGCATCCTGCTGCTGCTAGATGGGAGGTGGATACATGCATCGTCCATGCATCCATGGTGATGTCGTAGTAAATTCTTGGGGAAGGGCTGGGGCCTTGTGGTTGGGGGAGCCCATAGTACACAATAAGCTCTGGCAAGTACTACTGCACTGCACTAGGAGGCTTTTGGGCTCTCCCACATAACAAACAAGTACCTGTCACTGAGTCTGAGGAAAACCGTCTCTCTCACTCCCTCACTCTCACGagcgctctctctctctcctctctcttttcttTGCTTTCTTCATTTCTCTGGCTTTCATGCATGTGTAGGCATCAGTGAGTACGTGACAAGCTCTGAGCGTGGGCCTGTCGCTCTATATAGCAGCTATGTGGGGGTGGTACTGGCTGTTTTATGGGGGCTCTTTATAGCTGTTGGCTTCTTTACATCTGGAGCTGCAGGCTTGTGTTTGGAAGTGGTCCTGTCGTGCAGATCTAGTGGTAGCACCCTCCTTGTGGCTACGCTAGCACAGCTGCAGCTGCGTGACTGATCGATTTCTCTCGACCACCTCCAAAAAAAGACTATACCCTGCTGCTGTCTTAGTTTCTTATCTTGTTTGCTTTCTCTATTCTTAAGCTATACCTTATATGGGAGCGTCCTAAAATATCTGCCTACTCCTGTTTACCGCCTATTCATCTCAAAAGCTAACCAACTGTATCCATCAACTATCCTAGCTAAGCTTGCTTCTTGTTATTGTTAAGCGGCTAACCACACAGGAATCTTGTTGCCATGTTCACCTACCAAGCTATGTAGTACTAGTTACCTCGGAATATATATCGATCTACATGCAACTAGACGGTGCATGTGTGGCTAGGTTCATCATGCTAGGCTCTGCTTTGTTCTTTTGCTATAATGAAGCTACTCAGCACTCGCTTTGTTTTTTAGTCCCTACGATTAAAGCGAGGCCACCTGAGATAGCGGACACATGCATGATTTGCGGGTGCCTCTTGGATGATCAAAGAATAAAAATGTTACAAAAGCTTTTTCTCTGAGGTCACTCCCAATGATGTCACGTCAGAGGTATTTATAGGTGGTATCATAGGACTAAAGATGACATGGAGGGGAAATAAAGAGAAAATAATAGTAGTACAAAAAACTAGCTAGACCACATCATCACAGATGGTTTAGCATTGCCACTGACGAATTACTGGGTCCATGTATATATGCAACAATTGTAAGATTGGTATCATTTACATGTTCTAGGTGGCATGCGTATGGATACAGCAAAACAAAGGTCATTCGCAGCGcctttgtgaagttttcatgccTTCTAGAGACAAAACCTTGCGATTTTTTCTCCTGATCTCTACCATCACATTCCCCTGACATGTTTTCCATTTTTTCATAACTTTCCTGACCCCTCATTTGCTATTCTCTATTCCACGTTGGTTCATGCCTCTGGGGGCCCTTACTTCTTGATCACTGTACTTCATGCAATATGCTTAAACTATAGCCGCATGGATATATTGTGATTAAACAAACCGAGCACGTATGTGTTCCACAGGGTGGAAGAAAAGGCAGATGGCTGTTTCTCCGGCCGGCCAAGCTCCCACGTTCCAGGGCGATGGGGATTCTGCTGCACCAATGTGCGTGCTGTTTACATGGAAAGGTGTGCTCCTCCCATCAACAGACAACAACCTTTGTTTTTATGAAGCATAGCATCTTCCGTTAAAAGATCACCCAGGTGCTTTTCTCTCGTGAATAGATCCTGTGTCCATGTCAAGATATCATGCATGCCACTGCTGGAGATCGTTAGTATCTTTCCAAGACTAGGGAAgaatagtactccctccataaagaaatataagatcgTATCACTATTTTAGTGATCTATACGATCTTATATTTCttaacagagggagtagttggcATCAGCTGTAAACGAAGCCACACAATGACCAGCACCTGCAGCCCGAACCACAATATATAGTTTGACTTGTTGTGTGCATAGTATCATACAAAGACCGCGGGGGATCACTCTTCTGTTGTCTCTAAAAAGGATGGTTTAATTTGATGTGCTATTTGTCATCAGATCAGAATTTGCCGTATTCCAATAATTATCAAGAGGACTTGAATGTTTTTTTTTTGCATGGAAGAGAACTTGAATGTGTGGCTGTTGGTTGGGACATGCAAGTTGGTACCTAGTACTTCCATGTTTATATGTGTACGTACGTACCTAGGGTTGAGTACATAGTGGTACACGTGCCTTGTTTGTGTGGAATTTTTAAAGCTGTTCACAGTATAGCGGTGACTGGTTTGTGGAACCAGTCAGTTGTTGCGTGTATGAATTCAAGATCTAGCAGCAGGGTCACTAGGTCCAGAATTTCGCGAAGCGAATTATGCTGTGCGTCGTACTAGTGGCTAGCTAGTCGTACCAAATGATTCAGACAGACAGAATGCATGGTCGCTACTCGCTAATTATATTGATTGATTACGACTCTCTTGACCAGAACCAAATACGTAGAAACCCTAGTGGTTGGTTACAGGTCTAGATCTCACCAGCAGCTAGCATTTCCAGCACTTGATAACCAGCTACTTGTGCTAATCAGAAGGGGACCTAATTTCTTTCGTCTTCAGAGAAGACGCCACCATCCTTGTCCACCTCTACTAGCAAGCCTTGCTGTTTTGAAAGTGGTGGCGGGTCCATGCGGCATAGGAGAAAAAATGGATCTTGTCAGTTTTGTTAGCAAGATCAAAGCCTGCTGCCTGTGCGAAATTTGCTCATTACTCCCGCTCGCTTTCTTTCGGAAAATGTTGCCTCATTATTCCTCTTTAACGATGGTTCTCGTGCATGCATGTGGGCAGTACATGTGGGTGTACTGACTTTTAACTGCGGCGTTACATGTGTTCCTACCAAAACAGCAACTTGATCATTAAGACGCGGGGCCTCCTCTATAATGATAAATTCAACAAAGTGGGGACTAAATCTTCTGTCTGCTGCCACTATATACGCTCTGAAGAAATATGCGACAAAACAAGAAATTTGGGAGCGGCATTCTCCAAACTTTACGGCCATTTCCGCATGAACATCATATGAACCTGAAAAGTTTCTGAAGAAAGTTTCTAAACAATCTTTTCTGTGCCTGTTACGCAACAAGAAATTTGCAAGTGATGCTTCCTAAATTGGACCATATGTATGGCATATTTCCTGATCATATGAACCTGAAAAATTTCCAAACAAACTTAAGAGGTAGAGTTTTTACTTAGGGTGCGTGAATCATTTTCCTTGACTAAATACATAGCACCTTTTGATCAACTAAATATGGAGAGTCTGATTGCGCTAGATGTCCATGATGAACCTATATCTTACTGATCAGTAGCCAGTGCATGCGGCAGTGCCTATCCTTTGAGTACGAAGCTGATGATCATGCAAACTGAGTATGGTGGTCGCTTTACTGATGTTGTGATGCAGTGCCCTGACTCGTAGGCAATTATTCTTCCTCTCATAACTGTGCACAGCTTCCCTCTTTATTCTGCTCCCTGCAGTTCCCATCCATCACCTTGGGCTTGTGAAACGTACGTACATCATCTTGGTTCACTCCACAGCTGCAGCTGCAGTGCAACCCTCCTGTTAGATGGCCGAGTAAGGTACGTACATGTCTgttgcgccccccccccccccccccccccccccccccccccccccacctcgGCCCCACCTCGGCCAATCGTGAGCCCACCTGTTTTCTCACATTTGTGGGTGTGTTTCCGTCGGAAAGATGCTGCTTaatgtatatataatttttcTCTCTTTCGGTTTGATGAAAAGGTAtcccttttgcccttttcttggAAAATGAGAAAAACGGCTCCCTGTCTATGCCAAGAAAATAATAAAGAATTAGTAAAATGCTCATGCGTTGCTACGGGCTGTAATGCATATGCATGAATCAAACAAATGATTAAGATCGTCTCTGAGGTCAAAGCATAAAAGCAAAAGTCAAACTTTTGTTTTGAGGCAAAGCAAAAATCAAGTATGAAGTCAAGAGGCAACCCTATATCCATACGCCCAAGAAAAGATGAAGCCCACCAATGTCATCCCTCATGGACCAAGGCCCGCAACCCTCCATGAACCAAGTGCATGGACCCAAGAAGACTAGAATTGAACCGGTGGTTCGTGGAGCATCTGGCTTACTGCTCATCTCCCATTCCCGATGGTCTGCAAGACAAACAAGTTAGTGTAGCACATTTTGTAGGATTAAAAGTATGTctaggggggggagggggggtgattagactccACTCGATGTGGATCGCGCCCATGCTTGCTCAGCTCCAGGATCAGGCTCCTAAACCTATTTTCAATAAATAAGTCATCTGGTCTATGTTGT encodes:
- the LOC125552291 gene encoding zinc finger protein 8-like, producing MGGGGGGGGEGGVGGGAATVREPHDFGNVASFSELPFLRSGAPPRESPNSGIRLFGIDVPHASPEGRIKEATAASSATPSATTQSSSGAAITAASAAPDSNRKFECHYCCRHFPTSQALGGHQNAHKRERQHAKRVQMQSAMAAAAAAAGSAHHHHHLLGYPQHRFGATFYPSWTTVSGGISYGQQFYRGIGSVGQPINGNPLPEAQWRRPLAAHGNMGMPLAGERRPVTLHMFGEEQRASPSLGAASPSSSSLLLSPQGQSACEQPATTAAPEGVSLDLHL